Proteins encoded by one window of Paenibacillus sp. DCT19:
- a CDS encoding extracellular solute-binding protein: MKRRHQIVLFAVLLLSLTILSPSFDFGGSQSSEERNPDRTTFPNQTSRGEDQHAPVEIVVSMPSEDFLVFETIANQVAATTRVEIQLRNVEQDTFESVLDSEFAVGDSGDVILLDSNEVQDYAKRGYLYPLNGTTLSKSLGETIIPLREKTEWNGYQWAMPFDFDTYVLAARSAFLTKVGLDTLPQQEDQWIKLIQQTSGAGTKLLSIDSNDIYATSAWLNHFEPGLATERMMNAEQGSLLEGDYQQELQLIEQIQPHLQLEAENAEFSGELQQNEVPMTVMSLSRLLDENKIIMQNTGSLKQIALTALMPVKSRSFVITTGSSETDGASRWIEGMTSASVQSEWFQQAHYLPAKQEEMNAQSGKLASLFDKMDVKALFATKPASSEAEITYVPTGKVQQKIKQFIQGQISAIQYMNSIVELRGLSK, translated from the coding sequence ATGAAGCGGAGACATCAAATTGTATTGTTTGCAGTGTTGCTGCTTTCATTAACTATACTTTCTCCAAGCTTTGATTTTGGTGGATCACAATCGAGCGAAGAGCGTAATCCAGATCGTACTACGTTTCCAAATCAAACATCCCGTGGGGAGGATCAGCATGCGCCAGTCGAAATTGTTGTTTCCATGCCTTCAGAGGATTTTCTTGTGTTTGAAACGATAGCGAATCAAGTTGCAGCTACAACTCGTGTAGAAATACAGTTGCGTAATGTGGAGCAGGATACATTCGAGAGTGTGCTTGATTCAGAGTTTGCGGTTGGGGACAGTGGAGATGTAATTCTGCTTGATAGTAACGAGGTTCAGGATTATGCCAAAAGAGGATATTTGTACCCTCTGAATGGGACTACGTTATCGAAGTCACTTGGAGAAACCATAATTCCATTGCGCGAAAAGACAGAATGGAATGGCTACCAATGGGCAATGCCGTTTGATTTTGACACTTATGTGCTTGCGGCGCGTTCTGCATTTCTTACTAAAGTGGGTCTAGACACATTGCCACAACAGGAAGATCAATGGATTAAACTTATACAGCAAACGAGTGGCGCGGGGACGAAGCTGTTATCGATTGACAGCAATGATATCTATGCAACAAGTGCGTGGTTAAATCATTTTGAACCTGGGCTTGCGACAGAACGGATGATGAATGCTGAACAGGGAAGTCTTTTAGAGGGGGATTACCAACAGGAGTTACAGCTAATAGAGCAGATCCAACCACACCTGCAGCTGGAAGCAGAGAATGCTGAATTTTCAGGAGAACTTCAACAAAATGAGGTTCCGATGACCGTTATGTCATTATCCAGGCTTCTTGATGAGAATAAGATAATAATGCAGAACACGGGCTCATTAAAGCAGATAGCGCTTACAGCTCTGATGCCTGTTAAGTCGCGAAGCTTTGTCATTACAACAGGTTCTTCTGAGACAGATGGAGCCAGTCGGTGGATTGAAGGCATGACTTCCGCTTCAGTACAGTCCGAATGGTTTCAACAAGCGCATTATTTGCCAGCCAAACAAGAGGAGATGAATGCTCAGTCTGGCAAATTGGCTTCACTTTTTGACAAAATGGACGTTAAAGCTCTGTTTGCTACAAAGCCTGCATCATCCGAAGCTGAGATAACCTATGTGCCCACTGGAAAGGTTCAACAGAAGATAAAGCAATTTATCCAAGGCCAGATCTCAGCGATTCAGTACATGAACAGTATTGTTGAATTACGAGGCTTATCCAAATGA
- a CDS encoding PhoH family protein gives MKKIFVLDTNVLLHDPNAIFAFEEHEVIIPAVVLEEIDSKKRNADEIGRNARNVSRLLDGLRELGHLHSGVPLANGGNLKVELNHRSFVKVQEMFGEVSNDNRILAVAVNYQIEENEKEVAERQVVLVSKDVLVRIKADVLGLVTQDYLSDRTAGLNELYPGYTALKVHPSVIDEFYTYRFLPIKPLQLSYSLYPNEFVILKDEMGTNKSALLKVNTEGTKLEPLFLSNDNVWGISARNAQQRMALELLLNDDIPLVTITGKAGTGKTLLALAAGLLKVEDDHKYKKLLIARPVVPMGKDIGYLPGEKEEKLRPWMQPIYDNLEFLFDTKKAGDIDKILMGLGSIQVEALTYIRGRSIPGQFIIIDEAQNLSRHEVKTIVSRVGEGSKIILMGDPEQIDHPYLDSASNGLTYIVERFKQEGISGHIMLEKGERSKLAQLAADLL, from the coding sequence ATGAAAAAGATTTTTGTATTGGATACCAACGTGCTTCTGCATGACCCCAATGCCATATTTGCCTTTGAGGAACATGAGGTAATCATTCCCGCGGTTGTACTGGAGGAGATCGACTCCAAGAAAAGAAATGCCGATGAAATAGGCCGCAATGCCCGCAACGTATCAAGGCTTCTCGATGGACTACGTGAGCTAGGGCATTTGCATAGTGGTGTGCCTCTTGCCAATGGAGGGAACCTAAAAGTAGAGTTGAATCATCGCAGTTTCGTAAAGGTACAGGAGATGTTTGGAGAAGTATCCAATGATAATCGTATTTTGGCTGTTGCTGTGAATTATCAGATTGAAGAAAATGAAAAAGAGGTTGCGGAACGACAGGTCGTTCTGGTTAGTAAAGATGTTCTTGTTCGGATCAAAGCCGATGTCCTTGGTCTGGTTACACAAGATTACCTATCAGATCGGACAGCTGGGCTGAATGAGTTATATCCCGGGTATACAGCCTTGAAGGTGCACCCATCCGTTATTGATGAGTTCTACACCTATCGCTTTCTTCCGATCAAACCATTGCAGCTATCCTATTCACTCTATCCCAATGAATTTGTTATTCTCAAAGATGAGATGGGTACGAATAAATCAGCTTTGCTCAAGGTAAATACAGAGGGTACCAAGCTTGAGCCGCTTTTTCTTAGTAATGATAATGTGTGGGGAATTAGTGCACGTAATGCACAACAACGCATGGCTCTTGAGCTATTGCTGAACGATGATATCCCTCTCGTGACGATAACGGGAAAAGCAGGAACAGGCAAAACCTTATTGGCACTGGCGGCTGGACTGTTAAAAGTAGAAGATGATCATAAATATAAAAAGCTATTGATTGCTCGCCCTGTCGTTCCGATGGGAAAAGATATTGGGTATCTACCAGGGGAGAAAGAAGAGAAACTACGCCCGTGGATGCAACCGATCTATGATAACCTGGAGTTTCTGTTCGATACCAAAAAAGCAGGAGATATTGATAAAATCCTGATGGGTCTAGGTAGTATTCAAGTTGAAGCCCTCACGTATATCCGTGGGCGCTCCATACCAGGACAATTCATTATCATTGATGAAGCGCAGAACCTATCCCGTCATGAGGTAAAGACAATTGTATCAAGGGTTGGCGAAGGCAGTAAAATCATTCTGATGGGTGACCCTGAGCAGATTGATCATCCTTATCTGGATTCGGCGAGTAATGGCCTAACCTATATTGTGGAGAGATTCAAACAAGAAGGAATCAGCGGACATATTATGCTCGAAAAAGGAGAACGTTCCAAGCTTGCTCAATTAGCGGCAGATTTGTTGTGA
- a CDS encoding YhcN/YlaJ family sporulation lipoprotein, with protein MKFGICTLLLIFILTGCNSASHNASQQQGQHAKGYGGNVTTQQDRMRGSHMLDAQDDLRNPTGLEPVPENTGEVHDTNIVDDAQTGRMPNDQRILHLKTLAKQVEGVEDASCVILGNTAVVGIDVDGELERARVGTIKYAVAEALRKDPEGVDSIVTADADVTERIKEIGEHIRQGHPISGFASELADMVGRIIPQLPKDVQVRQNPDEQHEQEPQMQQHQQHQSNDKRQQKAQ; from the coding sequence ATGAAATTTGGGATATGCACGCTGCTTCTGATCTTTATACTTACAGGCTGTAACAGTGCTTCGCATAACGCTTCACAGCAGCAAGGTCAGCATGCTAAAGGTTATGGAGGTAATGTTACAACTCAGCAAGATCGGATGAGAGGATCTCATATGCTGGACGCACAGGATGATCTTAGAAACCCTACAGGACTTGAACCAGTTCCTGAAAATACAGGTGAAGTCCATGATACAAATATCGTAGATGATGCACAAACAGGCCGGATGCCTAATGATCAACGAATTCTTCACCTTAAAACACTCGCCAAGCAAGTGGAAGGTGTGGAGGATGCCAGTTGTGTCATCCTAGGTAATACCGCAGTAGTTGGCATCGATGTTGATGGTGAGCTTGAACGTGCACGCGTAGGAACCATCAAATATGCTGTTGCTGAGGCCCTTCGTAAAGATCCTGAAGGTGTAGATTCTATTGTTACGGCCGATGCGGATGTCACTGAACGAATCAAAGAAATTGGTGAGCATATCCGTCAAGGACATCCGATCTCCGGTTTTGCTTCAGAGCTTGCTGATATGGTGGGACGAATTATCCCGCAGCTCCCAAAAGACGTTCAGGTTCGACAAAATCCTGATGAACAGCATGAGCAGGAACCACAGATGCAGCAACATCAGCAACATCAATCCAATGACAAAAGACAACAAAAAGCCCAGTGA
- a CDS encoding pyridoxamine 5'-phosphate oxidase family protein codes for MSEAVTQLTESLLQQFKHETFVLLNTVDLEFGGPTSTAISWIYAENASTLRVALDHRSRLVKNMLHNPFITVTVFGEEMVYAINGRASVRQDPLQDVPFNMCCFDISIEAVRNALFYGAQLSSVPQYVKIYDQRAAEKLDEQVFTAMKKA; via the coding sequence ATGTCCGAAGCCGTCACACAATTAACTGAATCTCTTTTGCAACAGTTCAAACATGAGACATTTGTCCTCCTGAACACCGTTGATCTGGAATTCGGAGGCCCTACATCTACTGCTATTTCTTGGATCTATGCAGAGAATGCATCCACTCTTCGTGTTGCGCTGGATCATCGTTCACGTCTCGTGAAGAATATGCTGCATAATCCATTCATAACCGTCACTGTATTTGGAGAAGAAATGGTGTATGCCATTAACGGTCGTGCGTCAGTGCGACAAGATCCATTACAGGATGTTCCATTTAATATGTGCTGTTTCGACATTTCAATCGAAGCGGTGCGAAATGCGTTGTTTTATGGAGCTCAGCTATCGTCTGTGCCTCAATATGTCAAAATATACGATCAGCGTGCTGCTGAAAAATTAGATGAGCAGGTTTTTACTGCGATGAAAAAAGCCTAG
- a CDS encoding YlaH-like family protein → MQAWFASHPIVAYIVIFVLITYVYNKVFRVRQKLPLVKEIFLYLLMAMGTFMLLIFQIDKLPIIQCLLVAVGLMLLVRVRYFIEGRQKKKAETSARNS, encoded by the coding sequence ATGCAAGCATGGTTCGCATCACACCCGATCGTAGCCTATATCGTCATCTTTGTGCTAATAACTTACGTATACAACAAGGTGTTTCGGGTACGTCAGAAGTTACCACTCGTTAAGGAAATTTTCCTCTATCTGTTGATGGCGATGGGCACATTCATGCTTCTTATTTTTCAGATCGATAAGCTTCCCATCATTCAATGTTTGCTGGTAGCGGTTGGTTTGATGTTGTTAGTACGAGTGCGCTATTTTATTGAAGGTCGACAAAAGAAAAAGGCGGAAACTTCCGCACGAAACTCATAA
- the typA gene encoding translational GTPase TypA, with the protein MHSREHIRNIAIIAHVDHGKTTLVDKLLQQSGTFRDHETVQERAMDSNDLERERGITILAKNTAITYKDFLINIVDTPGHADFGGEVERIMKMVDGVLLVVDAYEGCMPQTKFVLRKALEHNLTPIVIVNKIDRPAARPAEVIDEVLDLFIELGANDQQLEFPVVYASALNGTSSMEDDPAKQDDNMMAIYDTIVSHIPHPTENVEEPLQFLVTLMDYNEYLGRIAIGRVNRGVIRQGQSVTVIMRDGKSKTARIEKLFGFQGLKRVETEEAGAGDIVAIAGIKDINIGETIADPNNPEALPVLKIDEPTLQMTFLVNNSPFAGREGKWVTSRKLRERLLKELETDVSLRVDETESPDAFIVSGRGELHLGILIENMRREGYELQVSKPEVIVKEIDGKKMEPLERLLIDIPEESMGSVMESLGARKAEMVNMINNGTGQVRLEFLIPARGLIGYSTNFLTLTRGYGVMNHAFDSYAPVVSGQVGGRHQGVLISTETGTSTFYGMMGVEDRGTLFLEPGTEIYEGMIVGEHTRDNDIVVNICKEKQLSNVRSAGKDDTVKIKTPIIFSLEQALEYLNDDEYCEITPKSIRLRKKLLNKSERERAEKQRKMAQNNA; encoded by the coding sequence ATGCATTCAAGAGAACACATTCGCAATATTGCGATTATTGCCCACGTCGACCACGGGAAAACGACACTCGTCGACAAGTTGCTCCAGCAATCCGGTACATTCCGTGATCACGAGACGGTACAGGAGCGCGCAATGGACTCCAACGATTTGGAGCGTGAACGCGGTATTACGATTTTGGCCAAAAACACGGCTATAACTTATAAAGATTTCCTGATCAACATTGTAGATACACCTGGTCACGCCGACTTCGGTGGTGAAGTAGAACGTATCATGAAAATGGTTGACGGCGTATTGCTCGTTGTTGATGCTTATGAGGGCTGTATGCCACAAACGAAGTTCGTACTTCGTAAAGCACTTGAGCACAACCTGACTCCAATCGTTATTGTAAACAAAATTGACCGTCCAGCGGCTCGTCCGGCTGAGGTTATTGATGAAGTACTTGACCTGTTCATCGAACTGGGTGCCAACGATCAACAACTTGAATTCCCTGTTGTATATGCTTCCGCATTGAACGGAACATCCAGCATGGAAGACGATCCTGCCAAACAAGATGACAACATGATGGCGATCTACGATACCATCGTAAGTCATATCCCTCATCCAACAGAGAACGTTGAAGAGCCACTGCAATTCCTCGTAACTCTGATGGACTACAATGAATACCTCGGACGTATCGCTATCGGTCGTGTAAACCGCGGTGTGATTCGTCAAGGCCAATCCGTTACTGTTATTATGCGTGATGGCAAAAGCAAAACAGCTCGTATCGAGAAACTGTTTGGTTTCCAAGGTCTGAAACGTGTGGAGACAGAGGAAGCTGGCGCAGGTGACATCGTTGCGATCGCGGGTATTAAGGATATCAACATCGGTGAAACGATTGCTGATCCGAACAACCCTGAAGCTTTGCCGGTTCTGAAAATTGATGAGCCAACACTGCAAATGACATTCCTCGTAAACAACAGTCCATTCGCAGGCCGCGAAGGTAAATGGGTAACTTCCCGTAAACTGCGCGAGCGTTTGTTAAAAGAATTGGAAACAGACGTATCTCTTCGTGTTGATGAAACAGAGAGCCCTGATGCATTTATCGTTTCTGGACGTGGTGAGCTTCACCTCGGTATCCTGATTGAGAATATGCGTCGTGAAGGATATGAGCTTCAAGTTTCCAAACCAGAAGTTATCGTTAAGGAAATCGACGGTAAGAAAATGGAACCTCTTGAGCGCTTGTTGATTGATATCCCTGAAGAAAGCATGGGTTCCGTCATGGAGAGCCTGGGCGCACGTAAAGCAGAGATGGTTAACATGATCAACAATGGTACTGGTCAAGTACGTCTGGAGTTCCTGATTCCTGCACGTGGTCTGATTGGATACAGCACCAACTTCCTGACATTGACTCGTGGTTATGGCGTAATGAACCATGCATTTGACAGCTATGCTCCAGTGGTATCCGGTCAAGTGGGTGGACGTCACCAAGGTGTACTGATCTCAACTGAAACGGGTACATCTACGTTCTACGGAATGATGGGTGTTGAGGATCGTGGTACGCTCTTCCTTGAGCCAGGAACAGAAATTTACGAAGGTATGATTGTTGGTGAGCATACACGTGACAATGATATCGTAGTTAACATCTGTAAAGAAAAACAACTGAGTAACGTTCGTTCTGCTGGTAAAGATGATACGGTTAAAATTAAAACTCCGATTATCTTCTCATTGGAACAGGCGCTTGAATATTTGAACGATGACGAGTACTGTGAAATCACGCCGAAATCCATTCGTCTTCGTAAGAAACTTCTGAACAAATCCGAGCGTGAGCGTGCAGAAAAACAACGCAAAATGGCTCAAAATAACGCTTAA
- a CDS encoding TerC family protein, translating to MDTLWLLTEILMINLVLSGDNAVVIALASKDLPVRQRKQAVWWGAFGAVVLRCVLTFAAVLLLGIPFIQAAGGLMLFWIAMKLLLQDEDAVHIREAKTTWKAIQTILIADFVMSLDNVLAIAALAKGDLALIVIGIAISIPIVVWGSGLIVGLLKRYPILVFVGSGILAFTAGEMVMNDPKLGQWLNGMTTEAHTLLPAAMACLVLAVGGANKFVRRNI from the coding sequence ATGGATACTTTATGGCTGTTGACGGAAATATTAATGATCAATCTGGTTTTGAGTGGAGATAATGCGGTTGTCATTGCGCTTGCTAGTAAGGATCTACCTGTGAGGCAGCGTAAGCAAGCCGTGTGGTGGGGGGCATTTGGAGCGGTAGTATTACGCTGTGTATTGACCTTTGCCGCAGTTTTATTGCTGGGGATTCCTTTCATTCAAGCTGCTGGTGGACTGATGTTGTTCTGGATTGCCATGAAGCTATTGCTTCAGGATGAGGATGCGGTACATATTCGTGAAGCAAAGACGACGTGGAAAGCGATTCAAACGATTTTGATCGCTGACTTTGTCATGAGTTTAGATAACGTTCTGGCCATTGCTGCATTAGCCAAAGGTGATCTGGCGCTGATCGTTATTGGTATTGCCATCAGCATTCCTATCGTTGTATGGGGAAGTGGTCTGATCGTGGGACTGTTGAAGCGATACCCGATCTTGGTGTTTGTCGGTTCTGGAATTTTGGCTTTTACAGCCGGTGAGATGGTAATGAACGATCCGAAGCTTGGGCAGTGGTTAAATGGAATGACAACCGAAGCACATACGCTGCTCCCAGCAGCCATGGCTTGTCTGGTTCTTGCTGTTGGAGGAGCAAATAAGTTTGTAAGGCGAAACATTTAA
- a CDS encoding TerC family protein, whose translation MDIFSAVFWIALVKIVFIDLMLAGDNAIVIGLAARNLHPSVQKKAILYGTAGALLIRIVATVVVLWLLKVPWLLLAGGVLLVWIAYKLLADQGEEHSDIKAGNSLWVAVRTIVIADAAMGLDNVIAVAGAAEQHLLLVILGLLISVPIIVWGSTLFIKLINRFPWIIYLGAIVLGYTATNMITEEHQLVPFFTEHPALRILFIILVVAGVVLAGYRKRVSHDRAAKKHERSYS comes from the coding sequence ATGGACATATTTAGCGCTGTTTTTTGGATTGCTTTAGTTAAAATTGTATTTATTGATCTAATGTTAGCCGGGGACAATGCCATCGTCATTGGTTTAGCTGCACGTAATCTCCATCCCTCAGTGCAGAAAAAAGCGATTCTATACGGAACAGCAGGTGCACTCCTCATACGAATTGTAGCAACCGTCGTTGTACTCTGGCTCCTTAAAGTGCCTTGGTTGCTCCTAGCTGGAGGCGTGCTTCTCGTCTGGATTGCCTATAAATTGTTAGCAGATCAAGGAGAAGAGCACAGCGATATCAAAGCAGGTAACTCGCTGTGGGTTGCAGTACGCACCATTGTTATCGCAGATGCAGCCATGGGACTGGATAATGTCATTGCTGTCGCTGGCGCAGCCGAGCAGCATCTCCTACTCGTTATCCTTGGACTTCTTATTAGCGTACCTATTATCGTGTGGGGCAGCACGCTGTTCATTAAGCTGATTAATCGTTTTCCATGGATTATCTATCTTGGCGCGATTGTCTTAGGTTACACCGCTACCAACATGATTACAGAGGAACATCAGCTTGTTCCTTTCTTCACTGAGCATCCGGCACTGCGGATATTGTTCATCATTCTTGTCGTTGCCGGCGTTGTATTGGCAGGGTACCGGAAACGTGTAAGTCATGACCGAGCAGCCAAAAAGCACGAGCGATCCTATTCGTAA
- the thiI gene encoding tRNA uracil 4-sulfurtransferase ThiI, producing the protein MKYDMLLLRFGEFMLKGKNRARFEKTIITQVRSLLKPYPTASLRKEFGRLYVDLGNESYTDMIKVLKRVFGVMSISPVKVTPSERDAIVETSVAFMEERKHEFEGGMTFKVNARRVWKEFPHSSHEMNHMVGSPILRTFQDLSVDVREPDIELRVEIREQGTYIFNEVIPAVGGFPLGTNGKAMLLLSGGIDSPVAAWSSMRRGLEVECVHFYSYPFTSQRAKEKVIDLARALADHAGTIKLHLVPFTEIQTAFTQLGQDNLIITLMRRSMLRIATKLAERERALALITGDSLGQVASQTLPSMNVIGRATELPLLRPLVMMDKQEIITLSKQIGTYDISILPYEDCCTLFVPKSPTTNPNLRIVDKIEATMSHLPAWVDEAVAQTETIVLHAGEPVTGASSSDDSEIKEDWF; encoded by the coding sequence ATGAAATACGATATGTTACTTCTCCGTTTTGGAGAGTTTATGTTAAAAGGCAAAAATCGTGCACGTTTCGAGAAAACGATCATTACTCAAGTACGTTCCTTGCTCAAGCCTTACCCAACTGCGAGTTTGCGAAAAGAGTTTGGTCGTCTGTATGTGGATCTCGGTAATGAATCCTATACGGATATGATCAAGGTATTGAAGAGAGTTTTCGGCGTGATGTCGATCAGTCCGGTTAAAGTGACTCCTTCTGAGCGGGATGCCATTGTGGAGACTTCGGTTGCTTTTATGGAGGAGAGAAAGCACGAGTTCGAAGGCGGTATGACTTTCAAAGTAAATGCCCGCCGAGTATGGAAAGAGTTCCCGCATTCCTCTCATGAGATGAATCATATGGTGGGATCTCCCATTCTCCGAACCTTTCAGGATCTAAGCGTGGATGTGCGTGAGCCAGATATCGAGCTGCGCGTAGAGATTCGTGAGCAGGGTACTTATATTTTCAATGAAGTAATACCTGCTGTAGGTGGGTTCCCATTGGGAACAAACGGAAAAGCGATGCTTCTGTTGTCCGGTGGTATCGATAGTCCGGTGGCAGCTTGGTCTTCGATGCGTCGGGGACTCGAAGTAGAATGTGTACACTTCTACAGCTATCCGTTCACAAGCCAGCGCGCGAAGGAGAAAGTCATCGACCTTGCCCGTGCACTCGCGGATCATGCGGGTACAATTAAGCTGCATCTTGTTCCGTTTACCGAAATACAGACGGCATTCACACAGCTCGGACAGGACAACTTAATTATTACACTGATGCGGCGCTCTATGTTGCGGATTGCAACCAAATTGGCTGAACGTGAACGTGCGCTTGCTTTGATTACAGGCGATAGCTTGGGGCAGGTTGCCAGTCAGACACTTCCCAGCATGAACGTGATTGGGCGTGCAACGGAACTACCGTTGCTGCGACCACTAGTCATGATGGATAAACAGGAAATTATTACGCTATCCAAGCAAATTGGAACGTATGACATCTCCATTTTGCCTTATGAGGACTGTTGTACCCTGTTTGTGCCAAAATCGCCAACGACGAATCCTAACCTACGCATTGTGGATAAAATTGAGGCGACGATGAGTCATCTGCCCGCATGGGTTGATGAAGCCGTAGCGCAGACCGAAACGATTGTTTTACATGCAGGTGAACCTGTGACTGGAGCGAGTTCTAGTGACGACTCTGAAATCAAAGAAGACTGGTTTTAA
- a CDS encoding cysteine desulfurase family protein: protein MKYFDYAATTPPDPEVVRTIAEVMEAQYGNPSSIHGYGERAHQLLRRARAGCATAIGVKPEEIIFTSGATESNNLAIKGAALRYQSRGKHIITTATEHASVYESFLQLQQWGWEVTWIPVDSLGRVTAQQVIEALRPDTVLVSLMHVNNETGAIHPVAEIGQRLKKEAPRVLFHVDGVQGVGKLEAKPASWHADLYSLSAHKFRGPKGAGLLYVRSGIELTPLLSGGSQENGMRAGTENVALLVGMAKAIRLAVERQPQFVERVTVYRDEIMAFIKGIPGLVLNSDGQGAPHIIHFSYPGMKAEVVLHTLEQLGVTVSTQSACSSRSAEPSRVLLAMGKDAACAAGGLRISLGDEHTEEDVTLLKQAIHQMMAQLRPLERRM, encoded by the coding sequence TTGAAATATTTTGATTATGCAGCTACGACGCCTCCAGATCCTGAAGTCGTACGAACCATAGCTGAAGTGATGGAGGCACAGTATGGGAATCCTTCTTCCATCCATGGCTACGGTGAGCGGGCGCACCAACTATTGCGGCGAGCGAGAGCGGGTTGTGCTACAGCAATCGGGGTTAAGCCTGAAGAGATTATTTTCACCTCAGGAGCAACGGAGAGCAACAATCTCGCGATTAAGGGGGCGGCATTACGCTACCAATCCCGAGGCAAACACATCATAACTACAGCTACCGAACATGCGTCAGTGTATGAGAGCTTCCTCCAATTGCAACAGTGGGGATGGGAAGTCACATGGATTCCTGTGGACTCACTTGGGAGGGTAACCGCGCAGCAGGTTATCGAAGCGTTAAGACCGGATACTGTCCTTGTAAGCTTAATGCATGTCAACAATGAAACAGGTGCGATTCACCCGGTTGCTGAGATCGGTCAACGTCTCAAAAAAGAAGCTCCCCGTGTTTTATTTCATGTAGATGGTGTGCAGGGAGTCGGGAAACTGGAAGCCAAACCTGCCTCATGGCATGCCGATCTATATAGTCTATCTGCTCATAAATTCCGCGGCCCCAAAGGAGCTGGACTGCTTTACGTGCGAAGTGGGATTGAACTTACTCCGCTATTATCGGGAGGCTCACAGGAGAACGGCATGAGAGCAGGTACGGAAAATGTAGCATTGCTTGTAGGTATGGCGAAGGCGATACGTCTTGCTGTAGAGCGTCAACCCCAGTTTGTTGAACGTGTGACGGTGTATCGTGACGAGATCATGGCGTTTATTAAGGGAATCCCGGGTCTAGTCCTAAATAGTGATGGACAGGGAGCACCTCATATCATTCATTTCTCTTATCCTGGCATGAAAGCCGAAGTAGTGCTTCATACACTGGAGCAGCTTGGGGTAACGGTATCCACCCAGTCAGCATGTTCTTCCCGTTCTGCTGAACCAAGTCGCGTACTGCTTGCGATGGGCAAAGATGCGGCTTGTGCAGCTGGAGGATTACGTATTAGTCTAGGTGATGAACACACAGAAGAAGATGTAACCCTGCTGAAGCAGGCCATACATCAGATGATGGCGCAATTGCGCCCGTTGGAAAGGCGGATGTAA
- a CDS encoding DUF1540 domain-containing protein, whose amino-acid sequence MSHEKPIVKCSVSNCNYWGENNFCQADAIMIDIDQHATRRLHEEFAGETFDSDHHDHARTSSATCCHTFKPK is encoded by the coding sequence ATGAGTCATGAAAAGCCAATCGTTAAATGCAGCGTCTCTAACTGTAACTACTGGGGCGAAAACAACTTCTGTCAGGCGGATGCCATCATGATTGATATCGATCAGCATGCTACCCGCCGTCTACATGAGGAATTCGCTGGAGAGACATTCGATTCCGATCATCACGATCATGCCAGAACATCCTCTGCCACATGCTGTCACACGTTCAAACCCAAATGA
- a CDS encoding YpuI family protein translates to MSAANVQKICESTREKLKPAIDRIEQFLNENALPELDQNQTEESTTFYKGFLSDLRHLLVFSEVSYEKLGVVLRRANFDVDFAEKALYNTYHQSVNSFFYPKNECYSEDGRYAYTGQDAIRFRDKPIRAVRDVILEISKTYEELRDDLAFYESDYLTQRRMQNQRNHA, encoded by the coding sequence ATGTCAGCAGCCAATGTACAGAAAATTTGTGAGTCAACTAGGGAAAAGTTAAAACCTGCTATCGACCGGATTGAACAATTTTTGAACGAAAATGCTTTGCCTGAACTGGATCAGAATCAGACGGAAGAATCAACAACGTTCTACAAAGGATTTCTTTCGGATCTCCGTCATTTGCTTGTTTTTTCTGAAGTTTCTTACGAAAAACTTGGCGTTGTGCTGCGTCGTGCTAATTTCGATGTCGATTTTGCAGAAAAGGCGCTTTATAATACGTATCACCAAAGTGTGAATAGCTTTTTCTATCCCAAAAATGAATGTTATTCTGAAGACGGCAGATATGCTTACACAGGGCAAGATGCAATTCGCTTCCGTGACAAGCCTATCCGCGCAGTCCGTGACGTCATTCTTGAGATTTCCAAAACGTATGAAGAATTGCGCGACGACTTGGCTTTCTATGAAAGTGATTACTTGACTCAGCGTCGGATGCAGAACCAACGTAACCACGCTTAA